From Brienomyrus brachyistius isolate T26 chromosome 18, BBRACH_0.4, whole genome shotgun sequence, one genomic window encodes:
- the LOC125712707 gene encoding A disintegrin and metalloproteinase with thrombospondin motifs 8-like, with product MSSVIAVIFLAFSTRFALADFFESEEIIPLRINERNSGRFWTRSEDRVSFRIAAFGKEFTLNLTPDESFLAPAIMIHRIKSNYLSKTSDFRADRGEIQHPPGHRASDILRYINETDAVGTGLKSCFYSGNVDSKQDSVVAVSICYGIYGSFITDGDEYLIEPQTASWGAESSQMQPHIVQKRVLVGTRRVRERPTGRKEDVQRGQGVPILSGETNESRMPREKRFVSAERYIETLLVADSTMTRFYGDELKHYLLTLVSMAAQVYKHPSLKNSVSLVVVKMLVVEDQEAGPSVSANGDLTLRNFCAWQQLFNPRSQRHPEHYDTALLFTRQDICGHHSCSTLGVADVGTMCDPKRSCFVVEDNGLQTAFTVAHELGHVLSMPHDDSRNCERKFGHLGGHHVMAPVFEDLSKALPWSPCSAYHVTEFFDAGHGDCLLDAPENNLPLPDEPPGLTYSLDRQCRQAFGETFRHCANVTDVDTCGQLWCQEAGQTQCATRKGSLPWADGTLCGAHASCLEGSCVEASWPKLRPQITIDGSWGSWGPWGLCSRTCGGGVEFSHRECTDPEPRNGGRYCVGQRVKYQSCNTQACLDNSGKSFREEQCERYDSLGQTEGSGKTKRWIPKYAGISPRDRCRLVCRARGSSEFRVFEAKVVDGTTCGLDTMSICVQGQCVKAGCDLVIGSNEKLDKCGVCGGDGSSCRKVTGSMNQAVYGYNDIVTIPSGATNIDVKQRSQRGIEHDGNYLAIMAEDGAYILNGNFSVSTVEQDVPVRGAFLRYSGSSTTLERIQSFHQLREGITIQLLSTAGEASPPRVKYSFFLPKGVSFSRAGEKRASPHTIQPIGRSEWIMGEWSECSKTCGSGWSRRNVECRDERDLPTFLCDEGLRPADIRPCGDLPCPVWQMGPWSSCSRNCGHGERRRAVFCTDYTGKTVEPERCDLAKKPTPVSVECVHQEC from the exons atgagtTCAGTTATAGCTGTAATCTTTCTTGCGTTTTCTACCCGGTTTGCACTTGCCGACTTTTTCGAATCGGAGGAAATTATACCTCTGAGAATAAATGAGAGGAATAGCGGTCGCTTTTGGACACGGAGCGAAGACCGGGTGAGTTTCAGGATTGCCGCTTTCGGTAAAGAGTTCACTCTGAATTTGACTCCGGATGAGAGTTTCTTAGCCCCAGCAATTATGATCCACCGAATTAAATCAAACTACTTATCCAAGACGTCGGACTTCCGTGCGGATCGAGGAGAAATCCAACATCCTCCTGGTCACCGCGCGTCTGACATTCTCAGATACATTAACGAGACGGATGCGGTCGGGACAGGTTTGAAAAGCTGCTTCTATTCGGGGAATGTAGACTCAAAGCAGGACTCTGTAGTTGCTGTCAGTATTTGTTACGGGATCTACGGATCGTTTATAACAGATGGAGATGAATATCTGATCGAGCCCCAGACGGCCAGCTGGGGAGCCGAATCGTCCCAGATGCAGCCGCATATTGTTCAAAAGCGGGTTCTCGTCGGCACACGGAGGGTACGAGAAAGACCCACCGGCCGAAAGGAAGACGTGCAAAGGGGACAGGGAGTCCCGATTTTATCGGGGGAGACGAACGAATCTCGGATGCCAAGAGAGAAGCGCTTCGTGTCCGCGGAGAGGTACATAGAAACTTTGCTGGTGGCAGATTCAACCATGACACGTTTCTACGGGGACGAGCTAAAG CACTACCTCCTGACCCTGGTCAGCATGGCAGCCCAGGTCTACAAGCACCCCAGCCTTAAGAACTCGGTCAGCCTGGTGGTGGTGAAGATGCTGGTGGTGGAGGACCAGGAGGCGGGGCCCAGCGTGTCGGCCAACGGCGACCTGACCCTCCGCAACTTCTGTGCCTGGCAGCAGCTGTTTAACCCCAGGAGCCAGCGGCATCCTGAGCACTACGACACGGCACTCCTGTTCACCCGGCAG GACATCTGCGGGCACCACAGCTGCAGCACCCTGGGGGTGGCTGACGTGGGCACCATGTGCGACCCGAAAAGAAGCTGCTTCGTCGTCGAGGACAACGGCCTGCAGACCGCCTTCACTGTAGCCCACGAATTAG GTCACGTGCTCAGCATGCCACATGACGACTCCAGGAACTGCGAGAGAAAGTTCGGGCACCTCGGCGGACACCACGTGATGGCCCCCGTATTCGAGGACCTCAGCAAAGCCCTGCCCTGGTCGCCCTGCAGCGCCTACCATGTCACAGAGTTCTTTGACGCAGGCCATG GGGACTGCCTATTGGATGCACCTGAGAATAACCTCCCCCTGCCCGACGAGCCACCAGGCTTGACATACAGCCTGGACCGCCAATGCCGGCAGGCCTTCGGCGAGACGTTCCGCCACTGTGCCAACGTGACCGACGTGGACACATGCGGCCAGCTGTGGTGCCAGGAGGCAGGCCAGACTCAGTGCGCCACCAGGAAAGGCAGCCTGCCTTGGGCAGACGGCACGCTGTGCGGCGCCCACGCCTCCTGCCTGGAGGGGTCGTGCGTGGAGGCCAGCTGGCCAAAG CTCCGCCCTCAGATCACCATAGATGGAAGCTGGGGGTCCTGGGGCCCATGGGGTCTCTGTTCCAGGACCTGCGGTGGAGGCGTGGAGTTTTCTCACCGGGAGTGCACTGACCCAGAGCCCCGGAACGGGGGCAGGTACTGCGTGGGACAGCGAGTCAAGTACCAGTCCTGCAACACTCAAGCCTGCCTGGATAACAGTG GTAAGAGCTTCAGGGAGGAGCAGTGTGAGAGGTACGACAGCCTCGGCCAGACGGAAGGAAGCGGGAAGACGAAGCGCTGGATCCCGAAGTACGCCGGCATCTCCCCCCGGGACAGGTGCAGGCTGGTCTGCAGGGCCAGGGGCAGCAGCGAGTTCCGGGTGTTCGAGGCCAAG GTCGTCGATGGTACCACATGCGGTCTGGACACCATGTCCATCTGCGTCCAAGGCCAGTGCGTCAAAGCGGGATGTGACCTGGTGATCGGCTCCAATGAGAAGCTGGACAAGTGCGGCGTGTGTGGGGGCGACGGTTCCAGTTGCAGGAAGGTCACCGGCTCCATGAACCAGGCCGT ATACGGCTACAATGATATCGTGACCATCCCATCTGGCGCCACCAACATCGATGTCAAGCAGCGCAGTCAGCGAGGGATCGAGCATGACGGCAACTACCTGGCCATCATGGCGGAAGATGGAGCATACATCCTGAATGGGAACTTCTCCGTGTCCACCGTGGAGCAAGACGTCCCAGTGAGGGGGGCTTTCCTACGGTACAGCGGATCCTCCACCACGCTGGAGCGTATCCAGAGTTTCCACCAGCTTCGGGAAGGTATCACCATCCAGCTGCTGTCCACAGCCGGAGAGGCATCTCCGCCCAGGGTCAAGTACAGCTTCTTCCTCCCCAAGGGCGTCTCCTTCAGCAGGGCCGGCGAAAAGAGGGCGTCGCCACACACCATCCAGCCAATCGGCAGGTCTGAATGGATCATGGGGGAGTGGTCTGAGTGTTCTAAGACCTGTGGGTCAGGGTGGTCCCGGCGAAACGTGGAGTGTAGGGATGAGAGAGACCTCCCCACCTTCCTCTGTGACGAGGGCCTGCGGCCCGCCGATATCCGGCCCTGCGGCGACTTGCCCTGCCCCGTGTGGCAGATGGGACCTTGGTCCTCCTGCTCACGTAACTGCGGTCACGGTGAGCGCCGGCGTGCCGTATTCTGCACCGACTACACGGGGAAGACCGTGGAGCCCGAGAGGTGTGACCTGGCCAAGAAGCCAACACCGGTCTCCGTGGAATGTGTTCACCAGGAGTGCTGA